In Lolium rigidum isolate FL_2022 chromosome 3, APGP_CSIRO_Lrig_0.1, whole genome shotgun sequence, the genomic window acaaggctgccaaggccgccttggccgacgccgcaTCGTGTGAGAAGAcgtaggcgtcgatcacgaaatgcctcgccgatgtctcctcgacctttctctcccgcgataaaaaggccgacgaaaggtgggtGGTGCTGCTCAAGAGacaagaggagaagttggagctgaagaaatgcagggacgacatgtccctgttgAGAGCGTCaatagagggaatgtctccccggatgcgggcggcgcacaacttcttcaaaggccagatcctcgacgacatcgaagccaaaatgtcggcggccgacgcggcgggCTAGGAAGCGGCAACAaccgcggagcaagagccggttgacgcgtcttctactgctacacctgcgtcggtctctgcatcggcgacggagcagacagAGCATGCACAAGACACGGGAAGAttgcgacgaggtcatcgtgatcgacgggcctgcgtcgactcgagATATGTcaccgtcgcccaaccccttcttctaattaccATGCACCACcgatctgtaatatgatcgcgcgcccagtactttgatcgccgctactctgatcgcgacgattcggcgggaacgatctcttttaaatgcaacaatttgaatttctgattgggagcggcgtttgggggacgcggctgggagcgacgtcccctaaacgcggcacgaacaaaacacgtccccaaacactcaatccggcgcggtctaggggacgcgactggagatggtcTAAGTACCATCATGCGTCCTTTCATTTTCATACACGCTAATACTGATGCTAATCAATTTCTCCAAAGGGAGGGGTGCAGCAATTGAGCTAGACGAAGAAATTAACTGAATCTAGCATAGTCTGAGGAGCAAGCATATTCCGATCAGAAATAATGTTCAAAAATTTCGCAGGAAAACCTCTTTGAGTTCAGACGGTCGGCCACTGCTGACCAGTGCAGTGTGGGCAAGCAGACAAACCGAGATCGGTCATCTGCTTCGGCCGCAAGCGCGCGCGCGAGCCGCGACCGGAGGAAAGGGGTTTGAACGAACGGCCGATAGCCCAACTGACGAACGCGTCTTCCACGCAACGCACACGTCCTGCTCCTTTCCGTCGTGCCGTGCCCCCGCCATCCACCGCTACTCCATCCTACGCGCTTACTCGTCGCCTATACACGCGCCACGCCGCTTGTCACACTCGCACACAAGATCGGTCACTCTCCTTCCGCTTCGCAGATACAAACACCAACTGGAGAGCACAGAGCGCCAGTAGCTACTCTCGCCGGAGCATGGGGTGTTTACGGCGGTGGCTGCCGTCCTGCTGCTGCTTTGACCGCGGCGACGGTGGTGGTCGGTCCGGGAGCGTCGCCGACGACGGGCTGCTGTGGGACGTCGCCCTCAAGGCGCACGCCTCCGGCGACTactccgtcgccgtcgcccagGCCAACGAGGCGCTCGAGGACCAGGCGCAGGTGCTCGTCTCCCCCGCCTCCACGCTCGTCGGCGTCTACGACGGCCACGGCGGCCCCGACGCCGCCCGCTTCGTCAACGCACGCCTCTTCTCCCTCATCCAAGGTACCAACTGCCTACTGCGCGCGTGCGCTTCTCTTTTGACCCCACTTCACGATTGTTCCGTTGACTGACCTACACCCACTTTGCTGCAGAGTTCGCGTCCGAGAACGGCGGCCTGTCGGCGGAGGTGATCAGGCAGGCGTTCGGGGCGACGGAGGACGAGTTCATGGACATGGTGGCCAGGTCCTGGCCGACGCAGCCGCGGCTGGTCTCCGTGGGCTCCTGCTGCCTGGTGGGCGCCATCGAGGACGGCACGCTCTACGTGGCCAACCTGGGCGACTCGCGCGCGGTGCTgggccgccgcgccgcgcccggCGACAGGGGGAGACGAAGGACCGTGGCGGAGCGGCTCTCCCGGGACCACAACGTGTCCGACGAGGCCGTGCGGCGGGAGGTGGTGGAGGCGCACCCGGACGACCCGCACATCGTCACCAGCGCGCACGGCGTGTGGCGGATCAAGGGCATCATCACGGTGTCCCGCTCCATCGGGGACGCCTACCTCAAGCGGCCCGACATGTGCAGCCCGGCGCTGATGCAGGCCATCTGCCCCTTCCCGATGCGGCGGCCGGTCATGAGCGCCGTGCCGTCGGTCAGGGCCCGCAAGCTGCGGCCCGGGGACCAGTTCCTCATCTTCGCGTCCGACGGGCTGTGGGAGCAGCTCACCGACGAGGCGGCGGTCGACATCGTGGCCCGCAGCCCGAGGAAGGGCGTGGCCATGCGGCTGGTGCGCGCCGCGCAGCTGGAGGCCGCCAGGAAGAAGGACATGAAGTACGAGAGCATCGCCGCCATCGAGAAGGGACGCAGGAGGCGCTTCCACGACGACATCACCGTCGTCGTGCTCTTCCTCGACAACAGGCCCTCGTGCGCGCCCGCGCAGTCCAGCGGTGTAGCCGCAGATGAGATCGACGGCACCTACGCCCCCGTCGACGTCTTCTCGCTCAGCTCCGACGACCAGACGGACGACCCGACCAGACCCGTGCTGCGGTGATCGGTTCACCCATCGTTCGGCCGGTCTGCGTCTTCGTCGTCGATACTTACTGAACGGACACGTTCTACTACAAGTACTACAGCGTTCTTTTCAGTGAGTTCTGCCCTGTAAAAGGAAGTTACGGGAGCATGCGTTCTTTGGTTTCTTGAGATCAATAGCTGCATCAAATTAAGAGTAGAATTATATGTAATTACTACTAGTTGTgaagagtacaatgtcatgtcgtgTTCGTGCGCACAGAATTAAACGTGGCACTCTTTGCTTAAGCTTCATCCATGACCGTGAGTAAGCGGTAGCTTGGGGCCTCCAATTGTTCTGTTCTGCCATCGGTCTTACCTTTTTTAGCGGTGCTGGGTAGAAGTagagaacccgatctatgtatggagTTTTTAGTGTAAGTATGTTTGATATATTAGGACTTCGGTACTTCCTCAGATTCAAACTAGTTGACTCCATTTTATCTAGATACTAATATATCTAGTTGATAAATGTATCTAGGTACATCCATATTAGATAAAgcggagtcaattaatttggatcgaagATGACATTGTCTACGATAAGTGATCGTTGGTCGTtcattcgacgacgagatctccttctTGATGTCAATAATGGTGTTGGGCGACTAAATTTTTCTAGATATTGGCCTTCAGATTTTGCTTCGTCGGATTGTTTTTAGATATTTTCTCATGGTTGCTGCTAGGAGGATTATCCTATCAATATTTGTTTCAGCTGCTACATCCTCGATAATGGTGTATCGTACTCTCGGCTCCCCAATGACCAGTCTATTCGGTTGTTTTTCCCTATTATACCGGTGTTCATATTCACACTCTTGCTGATGTTCATTGATTACTTTAATGAATGCGATCATGTGCATAGCCTTGACATTCCggatcaaattaaaattatggaaaAACCTTCGTTGATTTTTACAAGTTCGTGTTTCACTACTATGTTTGACTGCCtatagaaaagtacaagattgtgtaaTTAAAGAAGAAATGCGTTCAGAAACCTCGAATATTCGCTTGtttcttttagattttatttGCTCGAGATGCCATGTACTATTTAATGTTATTTTGTTGTATCTCAGTAGACTGAGAATTTTTTAAGTCGCAGTCACAAAAAAATGTTTTAGTTACACGTTTTTATGAACTACAGTTGCATTTTTCCCGATGAATTTCTTTGACAAACCTAATGCCATAAGCTCCCACACTAAGTGGGGTTGGGAAGGATTATAGGGGCGATTCCTACCTCTGAAAAGTTCAATGCGGAGAGACCGCATCAAAAGTTTTCTTGGATAACTGAGTTaaaaaaaatctcagtcaactcgaGATATGGATAAATGTGATATTGATTGTAAAATAAGGCTAAGTTTTTAAGGGCTGACTTGTTCTTAATGGTGTGAGCATTAAGAAAAATTAAGTTAATTCTTACAAAACTGTTATCATCCAATCTTACTCGCAAATCATGTTGCAATTTTTGACTAGAACAAATCACGAAGTAAATTCATCTGGTCGAGACATTTTCCAAGTTGCACATGATGTGTGAGCATCAGCTGCAAATCATAGTTACAACCATATCTGCAACTAAGAAAAATTTAATTGCCGAACTCGTACATAGCACTAATCACATCCTAATCCAACGAAGAATTAAGTTAATTGTCAATCAAGTTTAAGAAAGACCGGCCCTCGTCAACGTAAGGAAGATCAATAAAAAGGACTGATTATCTTGCCCGCAAAGCAGCCGGCGGCAACCGGCAAAACTGCTTTCGGGAATCCTGTGCAGCATTTCATCAGCGGTCCTAGT contains:
- the LOC124696489 gene encoding probable protein phosphatase 2C 29 codes for the protein MGCLRRWLPSCCCFDRGDGGGRSGSVADDGLLWDVALKAHASGDYSVAVAQANEALEDQAQVLVSPASTLVGVYDGHGGPDAARFVNARLFSLIQEFASENGGLSAEVIRQAFGATEDEFMDMVARSWPTQPRLVSVGSCCLVGAIEDGTLYVANLGDSRAVLGRRAAPGDRGRRRTVAERLSRDHNVSDEAVRREVVEAHPDDPHIVTSAHGVWRIKGIITVSRSIGDAYLKRPDMCSPALMQAICPFPMRRPVMSAVPSVRARKLRPGDQFLIFASDGLWEQLTDEAAVDIVARSPRKGVAMRLVRAAQLEAARKKDMKYESIAAIEKGRRRRFHDDITVVVLFLDNRPSCAPAQSSGVAADEIDGTYAPVDVFSLSSDDQTDDPTRPVLR